In Rhizobium sp. N324, a single genomic region encodes these proteins:
- a CDS encoding UDP-glucose dehydrogenase family protein, whose translation MRITMIGSGYVGLVSGVCFADFGHDVICVDKDLSKIEALREGRIPIYEPGLEQLVAENTSTGRLSFSTDVGESVRSADVVFIAVGTPSRRGDGHADLSYVYAAAREIATYVEGFTVIVTKSTVPVGTGDEVERIMRETNPAADVAVVSNPEFLREGAAIEDFKRPDRIVVGLNDDRAREAMTEVYRPLYLNQAPLVFTTRRTSELIKYAANAFLAMKITFINEIADLCERVDANVQDVSRGIGLDGRIGAKFLHAGPGYGGSCFPKDTLALAKTAQDYDAPVRLIETTISINDNRKRAMGRKVISAVGGDIRGKKIAILGLTFKPNTDDMRDSPAIAVIQTLQDAGALVVGYDPEGMENARKVIENIDYASGPYEAAAGADALVIVTEWNQFRALDFNRLKQSMRAPVLVDLRNIYRSDEVRKHGFAYTGIGTNLYHESADA comes from the coding sequence ATGCGCATCACGATGATTGGATCAGGCTATGTCGGCCTCGTTTCAGGCGTTTGCTTTGCGGATTTCGGCCACGACGTCATCTGCGTAGACAAGGATCTGAGTAAGATCGAAGCCCTTCGCGAAGGCCGCATTCCGATCTACGAGCCGGGTCTGGAACAATTGGTCGCGGAAAATACCAGCACGGGCCGGCTGTCGTTTTCGACGGATGTCGGCGAAAGCGTCCGTAGCGCCGACGTCGTCTTCATCGCGGTCGGCACGCCATCCCGGCGCGGCGACGGCCACGCGGATCTCTCCTATGTCTACGCCGCCGCGCGCGAGATTGCCACCTATGTGGAAGGCTTCACCGTGATCGTCACCAAGTCGACGGTGCCGGTCGGCACCGGCGACGAAGTCGAGCGCATCATGCGCGAAACCAATCCTGCGGCGGATGTCGCCGTCGTTTCCAATCCGGAATTTTTGCGCGAAGGCGCGGCGATCGAAGATTTCAAGCGTCCCGACCGTATCGTCGTCGGGCTGAATGACGACCGGGCACGCGAAGCCATGACCGAGGTCTACCGCCCGCTTTACCTCAACCAGGCACCCCTGGTCTTCACCACCCGCCGCACCTCGGAATTGATCAAATATGCTGCCAATGCATTCCTCGCGATGAAGATCACCTTCATCAACGAGATCGCCGATCTCTGCGAACGGGTTGATGCAAACGTCCAGGACGTTTCGCGCGGCATCGGTCTCGATGGCCGTATCGGCGCCAAGTTCCTGCATGCCGGCCCAGGTTACGGCGGTTCGTGCTTCCCCAAGGATACGCTTGCCCTTGCCAAGACGGCGCAGGATTACGACGCGCCGGTGCGGCTTATCGAGACGACGATCTCGATCAACGACAACCGTAAGCGAGCCATGGGACGTAAAGTCATCTCGGCCGTCGGCGGAGACATTCGCGGCAAGAAGATCGCGATTCTGGGTCTGACCTTCAAGCCGAACACCGACGACATGCGCGACAGCCCGGCGATTGCCGTCATCCAGACCCTGCAGGACGCCGGCGCCCTGGTGGTCGGCTACGATCCCGAGGGCATGGAGAACGCCCGCAAGGTTATCGAGAACATCGATTATGCGAGCGGTCCTTATGAAGCGGCCGCTGGTGCGGATGCGCTTGTCATCGTCACCGAATGGAACCAGTTCCGCGCGCTCGATTTCAATCGCCTGAAGCAGTCGATGCGCGCCCCGGTCCTGGTCGACCTGCGCAATATTTACCGCAGCGACGAGGTCCGCAAACACGGCTTTGCCTATACGGGCATCGGCACCAATCTCTATCACGAATCGGCAGACGCCTGA
- a CDS encoding VOC family protein, with protein MLDQIKGLHHVTSMAEDARTNNQFFTNALGLRRVKKTVNFDAPDVYHLYYGDETGAPGTVMTYFPFPKMAQGRPGTGEVGTTVFSVPQGSLGFWSDRFSTLNIGGLKDEESFGEKRLNFSGPDGDGFALVEVKDDARQAWTHGGISEDHAIRGFHSVAMRLRDEGATAELLTFMGYEVAEERDGVKRLIKPDGNGAHLIDLETMPNIARALPGAGSVHHVAFAVENREKQLEVRKALMDTGYQVTPVIDRDYFWAIYFRTPGGVLFEVATNEPGFNRDEDTAHLGEALKLPQQHAHLRALLEQHLQPLEA; from the coding sequence ATGCTTGATCAGATCAAGGGTTTGCACCACGTCACGTCGATGGCGGAGGACGCCCGGACCAACAATCAGTTCTTCACCAATGCGCTTGGCCTGCGCCGCGTCAAGAAGACCGTCAATTTCGACGCGCCTGACGTCTATCACCTTTATTATGGTGACGAGACCGGTGCGCCCGGCACGGTCATGACCTATTTCCCGTTTCCGAAGATGGCGCAGGGCCGTCCCGGCACCGGCGAGGTCGGCACGACGGTGTTTTCCGTTCCGCAGGGTTCGCTCGGCTTCTGGAGCGATCGTTTCAGCACGTTGAATATCGGCGGGCTGAAGGACGAGGAAAGTTTTGGCGAGAAGCGCCTGAATTTTTCCGGTCCCGACGGCGACGGCTTTGCGCTCGTCGAGGTCAAGGACGATGCCCGCCAGGCCTGGACCCATGGCGGCATCAGCGAGGACCACGCCATTCGCGGCTTCCATTCCGTTGCCATGCGCCTGCGGGATGAAGGCGCCACCGCCGAACTCCTGACATTCATGGGCTACGAGGTCGCCGAGGAACGGGATGGCGTCAAGCGGCTGATCAAGCCTGACGGCAACGGCGCGCATCTCATCGATCTGGAGACCATGCCGAACATTGCCCGCGCGCTTCCCGGCGCCGGCTCCGTCCACCACGTCGCCTTCGCCGTGGAAAACCGCGAGAAGCAGCTCGAAGTGCGCAAGGCGCTGATGGACACCGGCTATCAGGTGACACCGGTGATCGACCGCGATTATTTCTGGGCAATCTATTTCCGCACGCCGGGCGGCGTGCTGTTCGAAGTCGCGACCAATGAGCCGGGCTTTAACCGCGACGAGGATACGGCCCATCTCGGCGAAGCCCTGAAGCTGCCGCAGCAGCACGCCCATCTTCGCGCGCTGCTCGAGCAACACCTGCAGCCGCTCGAGGCGTAA
- a CDS encoding Ig-like domain-containing protein, whose translation MAIHATDDTATFLETDVISGNLLSNDSSDNGHLFLRAFDQQSVGAKQGNSQITEIQGDYGTFFVKPDGSYTYVLSDAAKVNFTNGELLQEKVSYKISDGSGHTDVGLFTLNIQGVTQVKPIAVDDHYSFNEGSPIAGNALDNDIPGDNGHLFLRQFAGTNVNGNPSATTDVAGTYGTFHVKADGSFTYDLAADIAPGDHVTETIQYYKISDGQGHTDAGVLTLNITGTDFVSGASV comes from the coding sequence ATGGCTATTCACGCAACCGACGATACTGCCACATTTCTGGAAACCGACGTCATCTCGGGAAATCTGCTGAGCAACGATTCATCTGACAACGGTCACCTATTCCTTCGCGCATTCGATCAGCAGAGCGTCGGCGCCAAGCAAGGCAACAGCCAGATTACTGAAATCCAAGGCGACTACGGCACCTTTTTCGTCAAGCCGGACGGCAGCTACACCTATGTTCTGAGCGATGCTGCCAAGGTGAACTTCACCAATGGTGAATTGCTCCAGGAAAAGGTCTCGTACAAGATCTCCGACGGCAGCGGTCATACCGATGTCGGCCTGTTCACCCTGAATATTCAGGGCGTAACCCAGGTCAAGCCGATCGCCGTCGACGACCACTACAGCTTCAATGAAGGCAGCCCCATTGCCGGCAATGCGCTCGACAACGACATCCCCGGCGATAATGGACATCTCTTCCTCCGTCAGTTCGCCGGCACGAACGTGAACGGCAACCCGAGCGCAACGACCGACGTCGCCGGGACCTACGGCACCTTCCATGTCAAGGCCGATGGCTCATTCACTTATGATCTGGCGGCAGATATCGCTCCCGGCGATCACGTCACGGAAACCATCCAGTATTACAAGATTTCCGACGGCCAAGGTCATACCGATGCCGGCGTTCTGACGCTCAATATCACGGGCACGGATTTCGTCTCGGGCGCCAGCGTCTGA
- a CDS encoding KTSC domain-containing protein — MTFLTGNLRSKTAGCKVETAVDSKLIEAITYDEDSRHLRVYLTNGQRREYEGVPKGVVVGLTMAESPGNFYMTAIRGKYPPRP, encoded by the coding sequence ATGACATTCCTCACCGGAAATCTCAGATCCAAAACTGCGGGGTGCAAAGTGGAAACTGCGGTTGATTCGAAACTTATCGAGGCGATCACCTACGACGAAGACAGCCGGCATCTACGGGTCTATCTGACAAACGGTCAAAGGCGGGAATATGAAGGTGTCCCCAAGGGCGTCGTCGTCGGCTTGACGATGGCGGAATCCCCGGGAAATTTTTATATGACGGCAATCAGAGGCAAATATCCTCCCCGCCCCTAG
- a CDS encoding metallophosphoesterase, producing the protein MGYMFNYLGPWRQQIPILAGSRKGRARLTFAEGEFAAVYAMSDIHGCYNELVEAHRRIEEDAARIPGPKLIVMLGDYVDRGPDSSAVLEFLSKSPPPGFQRFALCGNHDAELAKLYRKPAHILEWLGFAGTETLRSYGIDIEHLLQSAAGSDMIARVIRNMIPERHIQFLESLPIMLRMGRVVFVHAGIKPGIDLKKQKDSDLMWIRQPFLDEGPQLPVLVIHGHTPARTPTFGPQRIGIDTAVSATGRLTVLTIKGTRVRLLA; encoded by the coding sequence ATGGGTTACATGTTTAACTATCTCGGGCCGTGGCGACAACAGATACCGATACTGGCTGGTAGCCGCAAAGGACGCGCCCGGCTGACCTTTGCCGAAGGCGAATTCGCTGCGGTCTATGCAATGAGCGATATTCACGGATGTTACAACGAACTCGTCGAGGCGCATCGCCGCATCGAGGAGGATGCCGCGCGCATTCCGGGGCCGAAGCTGATCGTCATGCTCGGCGATTATGTCGACCGCGGGCCTGACTCGAGTGCGGTGCTGGAATTCCTCAGCAAGAGCCCGCCGCCGGGATTTCAGCGTTTCGCTCTCTGCGGCAATCATGACGCGGAACTGGCGAAGCTCTACCGCAAACCGGCGCACATTCTTGAATGGCTCGGCTTTGCCGGGACGGAGACGTTGCGCTCATACGGTATCGATATCGAGCATCTGCTGCAGTCTGCGGCTGGAAGCGACATGATTGCCCGCGTCATTCGCAACATGATCCCCGAGCGGCATATTCAATTCCTGGAATCTCTGCCGATCATGCTGCGGATGGGTAGGGTGGTCTTTGTCCATGCCGGAATCAAACCGGGCATCGACCTCAAGAAGCAGAAGGACAGCGATCTGATGTGGATCCGCCAACCCTTCCTGGATGAAGGGCCGCAGCTTCCGGTCCTCGTGATCCATGGGCATACCCCGGCGCGAACCCCGACATTCGGCCCGCAACGGATCGGCATCGACACCGCAGTTTCGGCGACCGGCCGACTGACCGTTCTGACGATAAAGGGAACGCGGGTCAGGCTTCTCGCCTGA
- a CDS encoding alpha/beta hydrolase, producing MTDTGYVHRLHAGAPDKPILLVLHGTGGDENQFFDFGRRLLPEATILSPRGDVFEHGAARFFRRTGEGVYDMADLSRATEKMAAYVTALAGKHQASQVLGLGFSNGANILANVLIEKGIFDAAVLMHPLIPFQPEAQATLAGRKVLVTAGQRDPIAPVSVTEALSEHLKNRGADVRTVWHPGGHEIAPLEIDAVRDFFSGY from the coding sequence ATGACCGACACTGGATATGTGCACCGGCTGCATGCCGGTGCACCCGACAAACCCATCCTGCTGGTACTGCACGGCACCGGCGGCGACGAAAACCAGTTTTTCGATTTCGGCCGGCGCCTGCTGCCCGAAGCGACGATTTTGTCGCCGCGCGGCGACGTTTTTGAACATGGCGCGGCGCGGTTCTTCCGGCGCACCGGGGAGGGGGTCTACGACATGGCCGATCTTTCCCGGGCAACGGAGAAGATGGCCGCCTATGTCACGGCTTTGGCTGGCAAGCATCAGGCTTCCCAGGTTCTTGGCCTCGGTTTTTCGAATGGCGCAAACATTCTTGCCAATGTGCTGATCGAGAAGGGGATCTTCGATGCCGCTGTTCTGATGCACCCGCTCATTCCGTTTCAGCCTGAAGCCCAGGCAACTCTGGCGGGGAGAAAGGTGCTGGTGACGGCCGGCCAGCGGGATCCGATCGCCCCCGTCTCGGTGACCGAGGCGCTGTCGGAGCATCTGAAAAATCGCGGCGCTGATGTCAGGACGGTCTGGCATCCGGGTGGCCATGAGATTGCGCCGCTCGAGATCGATGCAGTTCGCGATTTCTTCAGTGGCTATTGA
- a CDS encoding transglutaminase-like cysteine peptidase produces the protein MKKTFVTLLALAFTAGNACSAFAAGPAGFARGLNGSSAVSYISEKGKIIPPFAQVLFCAQNPAECRDNNGLSVVALTDEQMLQLKNVNGTVNRTMIGRNDSRNELNGDVWKVNVRSGDCEDFALTKRSRLIAMGWSSRALRIATAFTPSGEGHAVLVVRTDKGDLVLDNRQSSIKNWRDTDLRWDKIQSGTDPYVWYRL, from the coding sequence ATGAAGAAAACATTCGTTACACTTCTGGCGCTGGCCTTTACAGCAGGGAACGCCTGCTCGGCATTTGCCGCCGGTCCCGCAGGTTTCGCCCGTGGCCTGAACGGTAGTTCGGCGGTCAGCTATATCTCTGAAAAAGGCAAGATCATTCCGCCCTTCGCGCAGGTATTGTTCTGCGCCCAGAACCCGGCGGAATGCCGCGACAACAACGGTCTCTCGGTCGTTGCGCTCACCGATGAGCAAATGCTGCAACTGAAAAACGTGAACGGCACCGTCAATCGTACGATGATCGGCCGGAACGATTCCCGCAACGAATTGAACGGCGACGTCTGGAAAGTGAATGTCCGCAGCGGCGACTGCGAGGATTTCGCGCTCACCAAGCGCAGCCGGCTGATCGCTATGGGCTGGTCCTCACGCGCTTTGCGGATTGCGACCGCCTTTACGCCCTCCGGTGAAGGGCATGCCGTCCTGGTGGTCAGGACTGACAAGGGCGACCTCGTGCTCGACAACAGGCAAAGCAGCATCAAGAACTGGCGGGATACCGATCTGCGCTGGGACAAGATTCAATCGGGAACGGACCCTTATGTCTGGTACCGGCTGTAA
- a CDS encoding polysaccharide biosynthesis tyrosine autokinase: MLSPDKLTPRIDPSRDTGNEADFIDFDKLIAIARRQWRMVAACAFAFAILGVVYVLTSVPVYTADTSVLIDRSDNQVINQLAAFGQMDDDEGTVLSQVELLKSDTIAYAVVDKLKLVNDPVFNAQRSSLFSVATLKSLVNFKSWFADDAAVAPDPEMLRRYAAETVAGNIDVERVGKSYVLDVSYTSQSPDMARQIAAAIADVYLVDKLNSKYEATRRAGEWLQERIEELRQQALDTDLAVQKFRSEHGLVEAGSGTLISEQQLSEINTQLINAQAETAKAEAKYARVKSIIDAKQTDAIVTDVLDSSISNDLRKKYLEASKLETEIEARLGPDHVQAVRLRAEMEEYKRLMFDELNRIAESYQSELQVAQSRENSLRDSVTKATGVAATAGETQVQVRELERTRDTYKNLYQSFLTRYQEAIQQQSFPITAARIITMAETPTKPSAPKRALVVAFAMFLGCAVGSGIGAFREFRDRFFRTGDDVKEVLDVESLGVMPLVDDNVDDPTLVDPSNPRSIARGSKTTTYVEEHPLSAFAETLRSAKIAIDLSAADQRCKVIGVVSSLPGEGKSTTSINFAKLLAMQGARCLLIDGDMRNPGATRAIGRHAEAGLLEAIVDGRPLKDLILLDPKTKLAFLPTVARYRVPHSSELLASRGMDQLLEVARQSFDYIIVDLPPLAPVVDARAINSKLDAVVFVIEWGKTSRKVVQSTLLSEPELYAKCVGAILTKVDPSQMKLYRTFGSSEYYYKRYSRYYTES, from the coding sequence TTGCTATCGCCAGATAAACTTACGCCGCGTATCGATCCCTCCCGCGATACGGGAAACGAAGCTGACTTCATCGATTTCGATAAGCTCATCGCGATTGCCCGCCGACAGTGGCGGATGGTTGCGGCGTGCGCGTTCGCCTTCGCCATTCTCGGCGTTGTATATGTCCTGACGTCGGTGCCGGTCTACACCGCCGACACAAGCGTGCTGATCGACCGCAGCGATAACCAGGTGATCAACCAGTTGGCGGCTTTCGGCCAGATGGACGATGACGAAGGAACCGTCCTCAGCCAGGTCGAGCTGTTGAAGTCCGACACGATCGCCTATGCCGTCGTCGATAAGTTGAAACTGGTCAACGATCCGGTGTTCAACGCCCAGCGGAGTTCGCTGTTTTCAGTCGCGACGCTGAAGTCGCTGGTGAATTTCAAATCATGGTTTGCCGACGACGCGGCAGTCGCGCCCGATCCGGAAATGCTGCGGCGGTACGCCGCGGAAACTGTGGCCGGCAATATCGATGTTGAACGTGTCGGCAAATCCTACGTTCTCGATGTCAGTTATACCTCGCAGTCGCCCGATATGGCGCGTCAGATCGCCGCGGCCATTGCCGACGTCTATCTGGTCGACAAACTCAATTCGAAATACGAGGCGACACGCCGGGCCGGTGAATGGCTGCAGGAGCGTATCGAAGAGCTACGGCAGCAGGCGCTGGATACCGACCTTGCGGTTCAGAAATTCCGCAGCGAGCATGGGCTTGTCGAGGCCGGATCCGGTACGCTGATCAGCGAGCAGCAGCTTTCGGAGATCAACACGCAGTTGATCAACGCCCAGGCCGAGACGGCGAAGGCCGAGGCAAAATATGCGCGCGTCAAATCGATCATCGACGCCAAGCAGACCGATGCGATCGTCACCGACGTGCTCGACAGCTCCATTTCCAACGACCTGCGCAAGAAGTATCTTGAGGCCTCCAAGCTCGAGACCGAAATCGAGGCGCGGCTTGGTCCCGATCACGTCCAGGCGGTTCGGCTTCGTGCGGAGATGGAAGAATATAAGAGACTCATGTTCGATGAGTTGAACCGCATCGCCGAGAGCTATCAAAGCGAGCTGCAGGTTGCACAGTCGCGGGAAAATTCTTTGCGTGACAGTGTCACGAAGGCGACCGGCGTTGCCGCGACGGCCGGCGAAACACAGGTCCAGGTTCGCGAGCTCGAGCGCACGCGCGATACCTACAAGAATCTCTATCAGAGCTTCCTGACACGCTACCAGGAAGCCATTCAGCAGCAGAGCTTCCCGATTACCGCTGCGCGCATCATCACGATGGCGGAGACCCCGACGAAGCCGAGTGCTCCGAAGAGAGCTCTTGTCGTCGCCTTTGCGATGTTCCTCGGATGTGCGGTCGGAAGCGGCATAGGCGCTTTCCGAGAATTCCGGGATCGGTTCTTCCGCACTGGCGACGACGTCAAGGAAGTGCTCGATGTCGAATCGCTCGGCGTCATGCCGCTGGTTGACGATAACGTCGATGATCCGACGCTCGTCGATCCCAGCAATCCGCGAAGCATCGCCAGGGGCAGCAAGACCACGACCTATGTCGAGGAGCACCCGCTCTCGGCGTTTGCCGAGACGCTTCGAAGCGCCAAGATTGCGATCGACCTCAGCGCAGCCGATCAGCGCTGCAAGGTCATCGGCGTAGTGTCGAGCTTGCCCGGCGAGGGCAAGTCGACGACCTCCATCAATTTTGCCAAGCTTCTGGCAATGCAGGGCGCTCGCTGCCTGCTTATCGACGGCGACATGCGCAATCCCGGCGCGACCCGGGCAATCGGCCGCCATGCCGAGGCCGGCTTGCTCGAGGCGATCGTCGATGGCCGCCCGCTCAAGGATCTGATCCTTCTCGATCCCAAAACCAAGCTGGCATTTCTGCCGACGGTTGCGCGGTATCGTGTCCCGCATTCGTCGGAGTTGCTTGCATCGCGTGGCATGGATCAGCTTCTTGAAGTGGCGCGTCAAAGCTTCGATTACATTATCGTCGACCTGCCGCCCCTGGCGCCGGTCGTGGATGCGCGCGCCATCAACTCTAAGCTCGATGCGGTGGTTTTCGTCATCGAGTGGGGAAAGACCTCGCGCAAGGTCGTGCAGTCGACGCTGTTGTCAGAGCCGGAACTCTATGCGAAATGCGTCGGCGCTATATTGACCAAGGTCGATCCGTCGCAGATGAAGCTTTACCGGACATTCGGCTCCAGCGAATATTATTATAAGCGTTATTCGCGATACTATACCGAAAGCTGA
- a CDS encoding polysaccharide biosynthesis/export family protein gives MGCSRIVSTRVAIVVALTTILASCTSLPRSGPDHKDVDRDAAVKVTTKERRVGIDYALIDLSKNVLPYFTSIQPTSFKGFGGGRGGAPEIPLGYGDVVQVAIFEAQSGGLFIPSDAGSRPGNYINLPEQTIDRNGTITIPYAGRVPAAGRLKETVEQDVEDRLASRAIEPQVVITTTNSRSSQVAVLGDVNNPQRVTISPAGERVLDVISAAGGLTTNNIETNVTLQRRGKTATVAYNTLLKNPAENIYVAPNDTVSIDHERRTYLTLGAAGVSGRFDFEESNLTLGEAIAKAGGLRDDRADPAQVLLYRLVPKKTVQSMNVDTTRFTGETVPVIVRANLRDPATLFAVQQFKMEDKDIIYISNSDSVELVKFLDIVNSVSSTVAGVTDDANDTRNAVQDLGN, from the coding sequence ATGGGTTGTTCTCGTATCGTTAGTACACGCGTCGCCATTGTTGTAGCGCTAACCACTATATTGGCAAGCTGCACCTCATTGCCAAGATCCGGTCCCGATCACAAAGATGTTGATCGAGATGCGGCAGTGAAAGTGACAACGAAGGAGCGTCGCGTCGGCATCGACTACGCCCTGATCGATCTCAGCAAGAACGTTCTGCCCTATTTTACCTCTATCCAGCCGACGTCCTTCAAAGGATTTGGTGGTGGTCGCGGCGGGGCGCCTGAAATTCCGCTTGGTTATGGCGACGTCGTTCAGGTTGCAATCTTCGAAGCTCAGTCCGGTGGGCTGTTCATTCCCTCGGACGCCGGCAGCCGACCCGGCAATTACATCAATCTGCCGGAGCAGACCATCGATCGAAACGGAACGATTACGATTCCCTATGCTGGTCGCGTTCCGGCCGCCGGTCGCCTGAAGGAGACCGTGGAGCAGGACGTCGAAGATCGGCTGGCGAGCCGCGCGATCGAGCCGCAGGTGGTTATTACGACCACGAACAGCCGCTCAAGTCAGGTGGCCGTGCTCGGTGACGTCAACAATCCTCAGCGCGTCACGATCAGCCCGGCCGGTGAGCGTGTTCTCGATGTCATTTCCGCCGCCGGCGGTTTGACGACCAACAATATCGAAACGAATGTGACGCTGCAGCGTCGCGGCAAGACGGCAACCGTCGCCTATAATACGCTGTTGAAGAATCCGGCGGAGAATATCTATGTCGCGCCGAATGATACGGTCTCGATCGATCATGAGCGCCGCACCTATCTCACGCTCGGCGCCGCAGGCGTCAGCGGCCGCTTCGATTTCGAAGAGTCTAACCTGACCCTCGGAGAAGCAATCGCCAAGGCGGGCGGCCTGCGCGATGACCGCGCCGATCCGGCGCAGGTCCTGCTCTATCGCCTGGTCCCGAAGAAAACGGTTCAGTCGATGAATGTCGACACGACGAGATTTACGGGTGAGACGGTTCCGGTGATCGTTCGCGCGAACCTTCGCGATCCGGCAACCTTGTTTGCCGTTCAGCAATTCAAGATGGAAGACAAGGATATTATCTATATTTCCAATTCGGACTCTGTTGAATTGGTCAAGTTCCTTGACATCGTAAACTCGGTATCGTCCACTGTTGCCGGCGTGACCGACGATGCGAATGATACTCGCAATGCGGTCCAGGATCTCGGAAATTGA
- a CDS encoding O-antigen ligase family protein, with amino-acid sequence MLSNLINRQVLREALLLAFIGLVILTLIPFGSVTPFPFAFAAIGMFTLGAISALLFGEPRQSRRIFSVALLMLVVVTGWTFIQTIELPSNWLANPAWSAARDLAGVEYAAISVEPADTLASILTVALPFVTFLTGLLLCDTDQRAKKVLALLGLSAGIIAVFGLLQFSLFPNILIVVEKRAYLDSLTAVFVNRNTAATFLGLGTLLMLTLVRDIARSYSNHPPGEPGRNTLLLKSWMYILLLCACFAALMLTRSRAGIFATFIAALIYFPWLVMNWSGSQRYPKPARRWRSAAKLLSAIVFVVVLLTVFAGQAILRAQERRLEDDDRFCILPGIWRAISDHWLTGSGLGTFRTIFPAYRDPACGIFGIFDRAHNFYLEGFLGLGILFPIAVILAFFVLARVFWHGLAQRRRLRHYVLLGLAATVLVALHAAVDFSLQIPGFAVFYSAFLSAVVAISLGRSKAGADVAYERPLTR; translated from the coding sequence ATGTTATCCAACCTCATCAACAGGCAGGTTTTGCGAGAGGCTCTTCTCCTCGCCTTTATCGGCCTCGTTATACTGACGCTCATTCCGTTCGGGAGCGTCACGCCCTTTCCCTTCGCCTTTGCCGCGATCGGAATGTTTACCCTCGGCGCCATTTCGGCATTGCTGTTCGGAGAGCCGAGACAAAGCAGACGGATTTTCAGTGTCGCTCTGTTGATGCTTGTCGTGGTGACAGGCTGGACGTTCATCCAGACCATCGAACTGCCTTCCAACTGGTTGGCAAACCCGGCCTGGAGTGCTGCGCGTGATCTCGCAGGTGTCGAGTACGCGGCGATCTCGGTCGAACCGGCCGACACGCTGGCGTCGATCCTCACTGTGGCGCTGCCTTTCGTGACGTTCCTGACTGGGCTTCTCCTATGCGATACCGATCAGCGCGCGAAGAAAGTGCTGGCCCTGCTCGGGCTTTCGGCAGGAATCATCGCTGTGTTCGGCCTGCTGCAGTTTTCATTGTTTCCCAACATCCTGATCGTCGTGGAGAAGCGCGCCTACCTCGACAGCCTGACCGCAGTCTTCGTCAACCGCAATACCGCGGCGACCTTCCTCGGGCTTGGGACGCTGCTGATGCTGACCCTGGTCAGAGACATCGCCCGTTCCTATTCGAACCATCCGCCCGGCGAACCCGGCCGAAATACTCTTCTATTGAAGTCGTGGATGTACATCCTGCTCTTGTGCGCGTGCTTCGCCGCGCTGATGCTGACCCGCTCGCGTGCCGGCATATTCGCGACCTTTATTGCCGCTCTCATTTATTTTCCGTGGCTGGTGATGAATTGGAGCGGCTCGCAGCGTTATCCGAAACCAGCACGGAGATGGCGTTCGGCGGCGAAGCTTCTCTCGGCGATCGTTTTCGTCGTGGTGCTGCTGACGGTGTTTGCAGGTCAGGCGATTTTGCGCGCGCAAGAGCGGCGGCTCGAGGATGATGATCGGTTCTGCATCCTGCCGGGCATATGGCGTGCCATTTCGGATCACTGGTTGACGGGGAGCGGTCTCGGAACCTTCCGGACAATATTTCCTGCCTATCGCGATCCTGCCTGCGGGATTTTCGGGATCTTCGACCGGGCGCATAATTTCTATCTCGAAGGATTTCTGGGTCTTGGGATATTGTTTCCGATTGCCGTGATCCTGGCCTTTTTCGTGCTTGCCAGGGTGTTCTGGCACGGGCTCGCCCAAAGGCGGCGTCTCAGGCATTATGTTCTGCTTGGCCTGGCCGCGACGGTTCTGGTCGCCCTTCACGCGGCAGTCGATTTCTCGTTGCAAATACCCGGTTTCGCCGTGTTTTATTCGGCCTTCCTCAGTGCGGTTGTCGCGATAAGTCTGGGGCGCAGCAAAGCAGGGGCTGATGTGGCATATGAGCGGCCGCTCACCCGTTAA